One Natronosalvus amylolyticus genomic window, GTTAGTGACACGGTCTGCGGCAACCAGTTTCCGAACGTTCGCACCGGTCGATTTCGACCCATACGATTGAGATTGCTCGTCCATAATTAGGTCATTAACAAATTGTCGCCGAATACCTCTGTGAGTTTCCAGATTCCATAACAAGTCATTGAATTGATTAATAACCAATCGGATTTTAAGTCTGTATGCGTATTTGCCGATTCAATAACTTTTCGAGTGCCTCAATGATCTCGAACAACAGTGTCCCGTCACGTATCGTCCATCTCCTCCTCGACGATGTCGATAATTTTTTGAGCAGTCGAACTAATCCGCTCGAGTCGATCGAGAATCATCTCCGGGTCATCACCTTCCCATGCAGCGAGGTAGAACACTGACCCACTCGTGTCCAACCCGAAGTATCGACCGACGATGTAGCCGACGGCTTCGGCCTCGAGTTCACGCTTTGACCGTTCGTCTTCGGTCTCGAGACCACCGTGCAGCAGTGCGTGAGCGTACTCGTGAACGAGTGTAACGCCGAGATCAGCCTCGTTTTCGCGATCACGGACTTCAACGAGTGGCTGTTTCTCCAGACGATACTGACAGACGCCCTTGGCGCTGCCGTGAGACCATTCCCGATGAGATACGACCTCGACCTCCACCTCAAGGACAACCGCTGCCTCGAGGAGCGCTGGCACCAACTCATTGGCATTGCCGATTGCCTCGGTCTCGAGTTCCGGGAGTGGCTCTCCCTCAGTCTGAGAGATATCGAAGACTGGTGCTGGCCGAAAGCCGACAAGCCCCTTGTTCCACTCGTCGGATTCAGTGTCGTCGTACTCGCACTCACTCCGTTCGTGGTACGACGACGAGTTTCCACACTCGGGGCACTTCCTCGCGATGATCGGTGCCCAGATCCAGATCGCTTTTTCGCCTTCGCTCACACATCGATCGAACTCGTTTTGCCACGTTCTGTAGCCAGCGATTCGAGTCGCGTGCGGACACTGAAGCTTGATCAATAGTGTGTTTCGAGGAGAGTAGTCGTGGAACTCACTCTGGACGTCGAGCCACTCTCTGAACTGGTCGCTCGAGACGGCGCCGTCGACCTCACAGACGAGATCCTCGAGCCATGTTTCGATCGTACCGTGCATCTCGTCATGCCGGGTATCCGAATCGTCGAACGTTTCCCGGGTGCTGTTGCTCGTAGCCATGTTCACTTCAGGTCCCTCGAGTCGAACTCGAGAAGACCGCTGGCCATCAGCGGGTCTGAAAAAAAACCACCGTGCGGTCAGCGTCGATATGGTGAACGAATAAGAGAAAGCTCAGCAGCCTTGGAGAACGATCTCCACCAAAGTTACAGAGTGTCTTCGACGTACTGGTCTTCCCACCGGCGTCGATCTTCGATCTCTCGATGTCCTCGACGGGTCACAGAATAGACGTTCGTCCGACGGTCGGCTTCACCTTTCTCGATCAGCCCTTTCTCGACGAGGGTGTCAAGATTCGGGTAGAGACGGCCGTGGTGGATCTCTTTCTCGTAGTAGTCCTCGAGTTCGTCTTTGATCGCGAGTCCGTGAGGCTCATTGAGTCCAGCAGCCACGTACAGGAGATCACGTTGAAACCCGGTCAGGTCGTACATAGGTGTACATTCGAAAATTTATACATTAAATCCATAGTATCACGGCTGTCTGTCA contains:
- a CDS encoding DUF955 domain-containing protein, whose protein sequence is MATSNSTRETFDDSDTRHDEMHGTIETWLEDLVCEVDGAVSSDQFREWLDVQSEFHDYSPRNTLLIKLQCPHATRIAGYRTWQNEFDRCVSEGEKAIWIWAPIIARKCPECGNSSSYHERSECEYDDTESDEWNKGLVGFRPAPVFDISQTEGEPLPELETEAIGNANELVPALLEAAVVLEVEVEVVSHREWSHGSAKGVCQYRLEKQPLVEVRDRENEADLGVTLVHEYAHALLHGGLETEDERSKRELEAEAVGYIVGRYFGLDTSGSVFYLAAWEGDDPEMILDRLERISSTAQKIIDIVEEEMDDT
- a CDS encoding PadR family transcriptional regulator, producing MYDLTGFQRDLLYVAAGLNEPHGLAIKDELEDYYEKEIHHGRLYPNLDTLVEKGLIEKGEADRRTNVYSVTRRGHREIEDRRRWEDQYVEDTL